From Streptomyces griseorubiginosus, one genomic window encodes:
- a CDS encoding maleylpyruvate isomerase family mycothiol-dependent enzyme: protein MTDHDDVRDLLAAWAFGALEPVEEHTVRPHLATCESCAAEAERLRTTARLLDGPPAESAGAAGAGGATSPLDALLARARRTRSAPAPVARHAAPYAAAVAALGALLPELAGRWSTPVVHDWDVHATLAHLLAADEHLALRLGVGARVPGARIDEDAEWGAAWERRTAEVIAHEYGRTPEETVAAWSAQAADLLATPYARDSELAAGTTLLLGIRLPVTEHFLVRGFEAWIHTDDIGRALGIAVPPPPEEHLGQLVRLAVRILGGALGAGAPPVLLAVRGGEEWVLGSQSDPVAAELTLDPVDFCLLVGGRYAPDTVPRNTTGDAAAVRNVLEAAASLSWL from the coding sequence GTGACCGATCACGACGACGTACGAGACCTGCTGGCCGCCTGGGCCTTCGGCGCCCTGGAACCGGTTGAGGAACACACGGTCCGACCACACCTGGCCACCTGCGAGAGCTGCGCGGCGGAGGCGGAACGGCTACGCACGACCGCACGACTGCTGGACGGGCCACCGGCGGAGTCGGCCGGCGCGGCGGGTGCCGGTGGTGCCACGTCTCCCCTCGACGCCCTCCTCGCCCGCGCCCGGCGCACCCGGTCCGCCCCGGCGCCCGTGGCCCGGCACGCTGCCCCCTACGCGGCCGCCGTCGCAGCGCTCGGGGCGTTGTTGCCCGAGTTGGCGGGGCGGTGGTCCACGCCCGTGGTGCACGACTGGGACGTGCACGCCACCCTGGCCCATCTCCTCGCCGCCGACGAGCACTTGGCGCTGCGGCTCGGTGTGGGGGCGAGGGTGCCGGGTGCGCGGATCGACGAGGACGCGGAGTGGGGGGCCGCCTGGGAGCGCCGGACCGCCGAGGTGATCGCGCACGAGTACGGCCGTACGCCCGAGGAGACCGTGGCCGCCTGGTCCGCGCAGGCCGCCGACCTGCTCGCCACCCCGTACGCCCGCGACTCCGAACTCGCCGCCGGGACCACACTGTTGCTGGGGATCAGGCTGCCGGTCACCGAGCACTTCCTGGTGCGCGGCTTCGAGGCGTGGATCCACACCGACGACATCGGCCGCGCCCTGGGGATCGCCGTACCGCCGCCGCCCGAGGAGCACCTGGGGCAGCTGGTGCGGCTGGCCGTGCGGATTCTCGGGGGAGCCCTCGGGGCCGGGGCGCCGCCCGTGCTGCTCGCGGTCAGGGGCGGCGAGGAGTGGGTCCTGGGTTCGCAGAGCGATCCCGTGGCCGCCGAACTCACCCTGGATCCCGTGGACTTCTGCCTGCTGGTCGGCGGGCGGTACGCCCCGGACACGGTGCCCCGGAACACGACAGGCGACGCGGCCGCCGTACGGAACGTACTGGAGGCGGCCGCGTCGCTGTCGTGGCTGTGA
- the thpD gene encoding ectoine hydroxylase, translated as MTVTITDLYPSRGTTEVSVPRKDPVVWSAPGAPGPIATAELESFERDGFLAVDQLIGPDEVPVYQRELERLVTDPEIRADERSIIEPKSKEIRSVFEVHKISEVFANLVRDERVVGRARQILGSDVYVHQSRINVKPGFGASGFYWHSDFETWHAEDGLPNMRTVSVSIALTENYDTNGGLMIMPGSHRTFLGCAGATPKDNYKQSLQMQDAGTPSDEALTAMASEYGIKLFTGKAGSATWFDCNCMHGSGDNITPFPRSNVFIVFNSVENQAVEPFAAPIRRPEFIGARDFTPVK; from the coding sequence ATGACCGTGACCATCACCGACCTGTACCCCAGCCGCGGCACCACCGAGGTGTCCGTCCCCCGCAAGGACCCGGTCGTCTGGTCGGCCCCCGGTGCGCCGGGACCGATCGCCACGGCCGAGCTGGAGTCGTTCGAGCGCGACGGCTTCCTCGCCGTCGACCAGCTCATCGGACCTGACGAAGTCCCCGTGTACCAGCGCGAGTTGGAGCGTCTCGTCACCGACCCGGAGATCCGCGCGGACGAGCGCTCGATCATCGAGCCGAAGTCCAAGGAGATCCGCTCGGTCTTCGAGGTGCACAAGATCAGCGAGGTGTTCGCGAACCTGGTGCGCGACGAGCGGGTCGTCGGCCGGGCCCGGCAGATCCTCGGCTCGGACGTCTACGTCCACCAGTCGCGGATCAACGTCAAGCCCGGTTTCGGGGCCAGCGGTTTCTACTGGCACTCCGACTTCGAGACCTGGCACGCCGAGGACGGCCTGCCCAACATGCGTACGGTGTCCGTCTCGATCGCGCTGACCGAGAACTACGACACCAACGGCGGTCTCATGATCATGCCGGGGTCGCACCGCACCTTCCTCGGGTGCGCGGGGGCCACCCCGAAGGACAACTACAAGCAGTCGCTCCAGATGCAGGACGCGGGCACGCCCTCGGACGAGGCGCTGACCGCGATGGCCTCCGAGTACGGCATCAAGCTCTTCACGGGCAAGGCGGGTTCGGCGACCTGGTTCGACTGCAACTGCATGCACGGCTCCGGGGACAACATCACACCGTTCCCGCGCAGCAACGTGTTCATCGTGTTCAACAGTGTGGAGAACCAGGCCGTGGAGCCGTTCGCGGCTCCGATCCGGAGGCCGGAGTTCATCGGCGCGAGGGACTTCACGCCGGTGAAGTGA
- a CDS encoding ectoine synthase: MIVRSFKEIEGTDRHVKAASGTWESKRIVLAKERVGFSVHETILYAGTETSMWYANHIEAVVCVEGEAELTDDETGQKYTITPGTMYLLDGHERHTMRIKEDFRCICVFNPPVTGREDHDENGVYPLLTEPEEV; this comes from the coding sequence GTGATCGTCCGTTCGTTCAAGGAGATCGAAGGCACCGACCGGCACGTGAAGGCCGCGTCCGGCACATGGGAGAGCAAACGCATCGTGCTCGCCAAGGAGAGGGTCGGCTTCTCCGTGCACGAGACGATCCTGTACGCGGGTACCGAGACGTCGATGTGGTACGCGAACCACATCGAGGCCGTCGTGTGCGTCGAGGGCGAGGCCGAGCTCACCGACGACGAGACCGGGCAGAAGTACACGATCACGCCCGGCACCATGTACCTCCTCGACGGGCACGAGCGGCACACCATGCGGATCAAGGAGGACTTCCGCTGCATCTGTGTGTTCAACCCGCCCGTGACCGGCCGGGAGGACCACGACGAGAACGGCGTCTACCCGCTGCTCACCGAACCCGAGGAGGTGTGA
- the ectB gene encoding diaminobutyrate--2-oxoglutarate transaminase, protein MTITQPDLSVFETLESEVRSYCRGWPTVFDRAQGSRMYDEDGHEYLDFFAGAGSLNYGHNNPVLKRALIDYLERDGVTHGLDMSTTAKRAFLQTFQDLVLRPRDLPYKVMFPGPTGTNAVESALKLARKVKGREAIVSFTNAFHGMSLGSLAVTGNAFKRAGAGIPLVHGTPMPFDNYFDGTVEDFLWFERLLEDQGSGLNKPAAVIVETVQGEGGINVARREWLQALAALCERQDMLLIVDDIQMGCGRTGAFFSFEEAGITPDIVTVSKSISGYGLPMSLCLFKPELDIWEPGEHNGTFRGNNPAFVTATATLEQYWADGSAMEKQTRKRGEQVEQGLISITEENLADIKEYRGRGLVWGLEFHEKARAGRVAHRAFELGLLIETSGPESEVVKLLPALTITPDELDEGLSILARAVRETV, encoded by the coding sequence GTGACCATCACCCAGCCCGACCTCAGCGTCTTCGAGACCCTCGAGTCCGAGGTGCGCAGCTACTGCCGCGGCTGGCCCACCGTCTTCGACCGCGCGCAGGGCAGCCGCATGTACGACGAGGACGGCCACGAGTACCTGGACTTCTTCGCCGGCGCCGGTTCACTGAACTACGGCCACAACAACCCGGTGCTGAAACGGGCGTTGATCGACTACCTGGAGCGGGACGGCGTCACGCACGGGCTCGACATGTCGACCACCGCCAAGCGCGCCTTCCTCCAGACCTTCCAGGACCTGGTGCTGCGCCCGCGCGACCTGCCGTACAAGGTCATGTTCCCGGGCCCGACGGGCACGAACGCCGTGGAGTCCGCGCTGAAGCTGGCGCGGAAGGTGAAGGGACGCGAGGCGATCGTGTCGTTCACCAACGCCTTCCACGGCATGTCCCTCGGCTCGCTGGCCGTCACCGGCAACGCCTTCAAGCGGGCCGGCGCCGGCATCCCGCTCGTGCACGGCACCCCCATGCCGTTCGACAACTACTTCGACGGCACCGTCGAGGACTTCCTGTGGTTCGAGCGGCTCCTGGAGGACCAGGGCTCCGGTCTCAACAAGCCGGCCGCCGTGATCGTCGAGACCGTGCAGGGCGAGGGCGGCATCAACGTCGCCCGCCGCGAGTGGCTCCAGGCCCTCGCCGCGCTGTGCGAGCGGCAGGACATGCTGCTCATCGTCGACGACATCCAGATGGGCTGCGGACGGACGGGCGCCTTCTTCTCCTTCGAGGAGGCGGGCATCACCCCCGACATCGTCACCGTCTCCAAGTCCATCAGCGGATACGGCCTTCCCATGTCCCTGTGCCTGTTCAAGCCCGAGCTGGACATCTGGGAGCCGGGCGAGCACAACGGCACCTTCCGCGGCAACAACCCGGCCTTCGTCACGGCCACCGCCACCCTGGAGCAGTACTGGGCGGACGGTTCCGCGATGGAAAAGCAGACCCGCAAGCGCGGTGAGCAGGTCGAGCAGGGGCTCATCTCCATCACCGAGGAGAACCTGGCCGACATCAAGGAGTACCGCGGCCGCGGGCTGGTGTGGGGCCTGGAGTTCCACGAGAAGGCGCGCGCCGGCCGGGTGGCGCACCGGGCCTTCGAACTCGGGCTGCTCATCGAGACGTCGGGCCCCGAGAGCGAGGTCGTGAAGCTGCTCCCGGCGCTCACGATCACCCCCGACGAACTGGACGAGGGCCTCAGCATCCTCGCCCGCGCCGTACGGGAAACCGTCTGA
- the ectA gene encoding diaminobutyrate acetyltransferase, with product MTAAQADLQIDRPTVADGAALWRIARDSKVLDLNSSYSYLLWCRDFAATSAVARNDSGEPVGFVTGYVRPDRPGTLLVWQVAVDSAYRGRGLAAALLDGLTARLAAERGLTTVETTITPGNTASERLFTSFAERRGAAVEREVLFDTSLFPDGPHDPEVLYRIGPLSP from the coding sequence ATGACTGCCGCACAAGCAGACCTGCAAATCGACCGACCCACGGTCGCGGACGGAGCCGCGCTATGGCGGATCGCCCGCGACTCCAAGGTCCTCGACCTGAACTCGTCGTACAGCTATCTGCTGTGGTGCCGCGACTTCGCCGCCACCTCGGCCGTCGCACGGAACGACAGCGGGGAGCCGGTCGGCTTCGTCACCGGGTACGTCCGCCCGGACCGGCCCGGCACCCTGCTGGTCTGGCAGGTCGCCGTGGACTCCGCGTACCGCGGCCGCGGTCTCGCCGCCGCCCTCCTGGACGGCCTCACCGCCCGGCTCGCCGCCGAGCGCGGGCTCACCACCGTGGAGACCACGATCACCCCGGGCAACACGGCCTCCGAACGGCTGTTCACCTCGTTCGCCGAACGCCGTGGCGCCGCCGTCGAGCGTGAGGTGCTGTTCGACACGAGCCTGTTCCCCGACGGGCCGCACGACCCCGAGGTCCTCTACCGCATCGGCCCCCTCTCCCCCTGA
- a CDS encoding pyridoxal-phosphate-dependent aminotransferase family protein — protein sequence MTHPLLDLAPLSAARFAEIEDRVARLLDTRQDVVIMQGEALLPLEGAIRGTAGPGTTALNVITGPYGQTFGDWLRDCGATVIDLAVPFHTAVTAEQISEAFEEHPSIDFVSLVHAEAATGNTNPVAEIGEVVRRRGALFYLDAVASVGAEPVLPDAWGVDLCVIGAQKAMGGPAGVSAVSVSSRAWERMAANPGAPRRSYLSLLDWKERWIDGGRRALLHAPAQLEMLALEACVARIEADGLETVMGRHRGAAAAVRAGVRVLGGGLEPYVHADGAAAPVATTVRTPGDVNAAELVTRALELDPAAPLAAGGGALSKEMIRVNHYGPDATREVVRRCLTAVGAGLAEKGAVVDVEGALRAAEEAWR from the coding sequence GTGACACACCCGCTCCTGGACCTGGCCCCGCTGAGCGCCGCCCGCTTCGCCGAGATCGAGGACCGGGTGGCCCGGCTGCTGGACACCCGGCAGGACGTCGTGATCATGCAGGGCGAGGCGCTGCTGCCGCTGGAGGGGGCGATCCGGGGGACCGCCGGTCCGGGAACGACCGCGCTGAACGTCATCACCGGTCCGTACGGGCAGACCTTCGGGGACTGGCTGCGGGACTGCGGGGCGACGGTGATCGACCTGGCGGTGCCGTTCCACACGGCGGTGACGGCCGAACAGATCTCCGAGGCGTTCGAGGAGCACCCGTCGATCGACTTCGTGTCGCTGGTGCACGCGGAGGCGGCGACCGGCAACACCAACCCGGTCGCGGAGATCGGAGAGGTCGTACGGCGGCGGGGTGCGCTGTTCTACCTGGACGCGGTCGCTTCCGTGGGCGCCGAGCCGGTGCTGCCGGACGCGTGGGGTGTGGACCTGTGCGTGATCGGGGCGCAGAAGGCGATGGGCGGGCCCGCGGGGGTGTCGGCGGTGTCGGTGAGCTCGCGGGCGTGGGAGCGGATGGCGGCGAACCCGGGGGCGCCGCGGCGCTCCTATCTCTCCCTCCTGGACTGGAAGGAGCGCTGGATCGACGGCGGCCGTCGCGCTCTGCTGCACGCGCCGGCGCAGTTGGAGATGCTGGCGCTGGAGGCGTGCGTCGCGCGGATCGAGGCGGACGGGCTGGAGACGGTGATGGGCCGGCACCGGGGTGCGGCTGCGGCTGTGCGGGCGGGGGTGCGGGTCCTGGGCGGGGGCCTTGAGCCGTATGTGCACGCGGACGGGGCGGCGGCGCCGGTCGCGACGACGGTGCGTACGCCGGGCGACGTGAACGCCGCCGAACTGGTGACGCGAGCGCTGGAACTGGATCCCGCGGCTCCCTTGGCCGCGGGCGGTGGAGCCTTGTCCAAGGAGATGATCCGCGTCAACCACTATGGTCCGGACGCGACGCGGGAGGTTGTGCGGCGCTGCTTGACGGCGGTGGGGGCTGGGCTGGCGGAGAAGGGCGCGGTGGTGGACGTGGAGGGTGCGCTGCGCGCCGCGGAAGAGGCTTGGCGTTGA
- a CDS encoding transporter substrate-binding domain-containing protein produces MHTVPGRRAHTQARLLAATTATAGLLLLTACTSTDDGGSGSKTAAGGVELVKAGQLTTCTHLPYPPFQSEIDGKVQGFDVSLVDLVAKDLGVKQEILDTPFENFKTGAFLNSGECDLAAAGMTITEERKKNVDFSDPYFDATQALLVDKGSGITSLADAKAKKVKLGAQAQTTGEDYAKSQGFDPVSFESSDAVLNGLRSGQVKAVVIDYPVVQGWLKTKANADAFQLAGQINTGEQYGFTVKKGNTKLLAAVNKAIADAKADGTYKKLYEKWIGPYDESAASPSAS; encoded by the coding sequence GTGCACACCGTCCCCGGCCGCAGAGCCCACACCCAGGCCCGTCTCCTGGCCGCCACCACCGCCACGGCCGGACTGCTGCTCCTGACCGCGTGCACCTCGACCGACGACGGCGGCAGCGGATCGAAGACCGCCGCGGGCGGGGTCGAACTGGTCAAGGCCGGACAGCTCACCACCTGTACCCACCTGCCGTACCCGCCCTTCCAGTCGGAGATCGACGGCAAGGTCCAGGGCTTCGACGTCTCGCTCGTCGACCTTGTGGCCAAGGACCTCGGCGTGAAGCAGGAGATCCTCGACACCCCCTTCGAGAACTTCAAGACCGGCGCCTTCCTCAACTCCGGCGAGTGCGACCTGGCCGCGGCCGGCATGACCATCACCGAGGAACGCAAGAAGAACGTCGACTTCTCCGACCCCTACTTCGACGCCACCCAGGCGCTCCTCGTCGACAAGGGCAGCGGGATCACCTCGCTCGCCGACGCCAAGGCCAAGAAGGTCAAGCTCGGCGCGCAGGCCCAGACCACCGGCGAGGACTACGCCAAGAGCCAGGGCTTCGACCCGGTCTCCTTCGAGTCCTCCGACGCCGTCCTCAACGGCCTGCGCTCCGGCCAGGTCAAGGCCGTCGTCATCGACTACCCCGTCGTCCAGGGCTGGCTCAAGACCAAGGCGAACGCCGACGCCTTCCAGCTCGCCGGGCAGATCAACACCGGTGAGCAGTACGGCTTCACGGTGAAGAAGGGCAACACCAAGCTGCTCGCCGCCGTCAACAAGGCGATCGCGGACGCCAAGGCCGACGGCACGTACAAGAAGCTGTACGAGAAGTGGATCGGTCCCTACGACGAGTCCGCGGCGTCCCCCTCCGCCTCATGA
- a CDS encoding amino acid ABC transporter permease, producing MTATDTQLQPRKKGLTRRQKRSLSRGIQYVVFVAVVIAFAVSADWGRLKNQFAQADIADQMFPDVITLALKNTVLYTLSGFVVGLVLGMVIALMRLSSVGPYRWFAGVYIEIFRGLPALLIFIFIGVAVPLAFPGTEIIGGTYGKVALALGLVAAAYMAETIRAGIQAVPKGQMEAARSLGFSPARAMISIIIPQAFRIILPPLTNELVLLFKDSSLVLFLGVTLEERELSKYGRDLASTTANSTPILVAGLCYLLVTIPLGFVVRRMEAKAQEAVK from the coding sequence ATGACCGCCACCGACACACAACTCCAGCCCCGCAAGAAGGGCCTGACCAGGCGTCAGAAGCGCAGCCTGTCCCGCGGCATCCAGTACGTCGTCTTCGTCGCCGTCGTGATCGCCTTCGCGGTCTCGGCGGACTGGGGGCGGCTGAAGAACCAGTTCGCCCAGGCCGACATCGCCGACCAGATGTTCCCGGACGTCATCACCCTGGCGCTGAAGAACACCGTGCTCTACACGCTGTCCGGCTTCGTCGTCGGACTCGTCCTCGGCATGGTCATCGCGCTGATGCGGCTGTCGTCGGTCGGACCGTACCGCTGGTTCGCCGGCGTCTACATCGAGATCTTCCGCGGCCTGCCCGCCCTGCTGATCTTCATCTTCATCGGCGTGGCCGTCCCGCTCGCGTTCCCCGGCACGGAGATCATCGGCGGCACCTACGGCAAGGTCGCCCTCGCGCTCGGCCTGGTCGCGGCCGCCTACATGGCGGAGACGATCCGCGCGGGCATCCAGGCGGTGCCCAAGGGGCAGATGGAGGCGGCCCGTTCGCTGGGCTTCTCGCCCGCCCGGGCCATGATCTCGATCATCATCCCGCAGGCGTTCCGGATCATCCTCCCGCCCCTGACCAACGAGTTGGTCCTCCTGTTCAAGGACTCCTCGCTGGTGCTGTTCCTCGGCGTCACCCTGGAGGAACGCGAACTGTCCAAGTACGGCCGCGACCTGGCCAGTACGACCGCCAACTCCACGCCGATCCTCGTCGCCGGCCTGTGCTACCTGCTGGTGACGATCCCGCTCGGGTTCGTGGTCCGCCGTATGGAGGCGAAGGCCCAGGAGGCCGTGAAGTGA
- a CDS encoding amino acid ABC transporter ATP-binding protein, with the protein MSTSAEIEVRGLHKAFGDNEVLKGIDLEIGQGEVVCVIGPSGSGKSTLLRCVNLLEEPTKGQVFVGGTELTDPDVDIDAVRRRIGMVFQQFNLFPHLTVTENLTLPQRRVLKRDKAKAARVAAENLERVGLAEKADAYPASLSGGQQQRVAIARSLSMGPEVMLFDEPTSALDPELVGDVLAVMRMLAQEGMTMMVVTHEMTFAREVADRVVFMDDGVIVEDGTPARVIGAPGHERTRHFLSRLLDPAMADVENVEDEKGS; encoded by the coding sequence GTGAGTACCAGCGCTGAAATCGAAGTACGCGGCCTGCACAAGGCGTTCGGCGACAACGAGGTCCTCAAGGGCATCGACCTGGAGATCGGCCAGGGCGAGGTCGTCTGCGTGATCGGCCCGTCGGGCTCGGGCAAGTCGACGTTGCTGCGATGTGTGAACCTGCTCGAAGAGCCCACCAAGGGGCAGGTCTTCGTCGGCGGCACCGAACTCACCGATCCCGACGTCGACATCGACGCCGTACGCCGCCGTATCGGCATGGTCTTCCAGCAGTTCAACCTCTTCCCGCACCTGACGGTGACCGAGAACCTCACGCTGCCGCAGCGCCGGGTCCTGAAGCGGGACAAGGCGAAGGCGGCGCGGGTGGCCGCCGAGAACCTGGAGCGGGTCGGTCTCGCCGAGAAGGCCGACGCCTATCCCGCCTCCCTCTCCGGCGGCCAGCAGCAGCGGGTCGCGATCGCCCGCTCGCTGTCCATGGGCCCGGAGGTGATGCTCTTCGACGAGCCGACCTCGGCCCTCGACCCGGAACTGGTGGGCGATGTCCTCGCGGTCATGCGGATGCTCGCCCAGGAGGGCATGACGATGATGGTCGTCACCCACGAGATGACGTTCGCCCGCGAGGTCGCCGACCGGGTCGTGTTCATGGACGACGGGGTGATCGTCGAGGACGGCACCCCCGCCCGGGTCATCGGTGCCCCCGGCCACGAGCGCACCCGGCACTTCCTCTCCCGTCTCCTCGACCCGGCGATGGCCGACGTGGAGAACGTGGAGGACGAGAAGGGAAGCTGA
- a CDS encoding amidohydrolase family protein produces MSDRAVLHVKGRILVGPEEVRDELWVVDGRISYDRPVAAREIRTVSGWALPGLVDAHCHVGLGPHGPVDRDVAEQQALTDREAGTLLVRDAGSPSDTRWVDDREDLPKIIRAGRHIARTRRYIRNFAWEIEPEDLVAYVAQEARRGDGWVKLVGDWIDREVGDLAPSWPRAEVEAAIAEAHRLGARVTAHCFAENSLQDLVEAGIDCVEHATGLTEDLIPLFASRGVAIVPTLVNIATFPKLADGGESKFPRWSAHMRRLHERRYDTVRAAYDAGIPVFVGTDAGGTLPHGLVAAEVAELVTAGIPPLDALAATTWSARAWLGRPGLTEGAPADLVVYEQDPRADVRVLADPTRIVLNGRVLP; encoded by the coding sequence ATGAGCGATCGCGCGGTGCTGCACGTGAAGGGCCGGATCCTGGTCGGCCCCGAGGAGGTCCGGGACGAGCTGTGGGTGGTCGACGGGCGGATCTCCTACGACCGTCCCGTCGCCGCCCGAGAGATCCGCACGGTGTCGGGCTGGGCGCTGCCCGGCCTCGTCGACGCCCACTGCCACGTGGGCCTCGGCCCGCACGGCCCGGTCGACCGGGACGTGGCCGAGCAGCAGGCCCTGACCGACCGGGAGGCCGGCACCCTGCTGGTCCGCGACGCCGGTTCCCCCTCCGACACCCGCTGGGTCGACGACCGCGAGGACCTCCCGAAGATCATCAGAGCGGGCCGGCACATCGCCCGCACCCGCCGCTACATCAGGAACTTCGCCTGGGAGATCGAGCCCGAGGACCTCGTCGCGTACGTCGCCCAGGAGGCCCGGCGCGGGGACGGCTGGGTGAAGCTCGTGGGGGACTGGATCGACCGCGAGGTGGGCGACCTGGCGCCCAGCTGGCCGCGGGCCGAGGTCGAGGCGGCCATCGCGGAGGCCCACCGCCTCGGCGCCCGCGTCACCGCGCACTGCTTCGCCGAGAACTCCCTCCAGGACCTGGTGGAGGCGGGCATCGACTGCGTCGAGCACGCGACGGGCCTCACCGAGGACCTCATCCCCCTCTTCGCCTCCCGGGGCGTCGCGATCGTCCCGACCCTCGTCAACATCGCGACCTTCCCGAAGCTCGCGGACGGCGGCGAGTCCAAGTTCCCCCGCTGGTCCGCCCACATGCGCCGACTCCACGAACGCCGCTACGACACCGTCCGGGCCGCCTACGACGCCGGCATCCCGGTCTTCGTCGGCACCGACGCGGGCGGCACGCTCCCGCACGGCCTGGTCGCGGCGGAGGTCGCGGAACTCGTCACCGCCGGGATCCCCCCGCTGGACGCCCTGGCCGCGACCACCTGGAGCGCCCGTGCCTGGCTCGGCCGCCCCGGCCTCACCGAGGGCGCACCGGCGGACCTGGTGGTGTACGAACAGGACCCGCGCGCCGACGTACGCGTACTGGCGGACCCGACTCGGATCGTGCTGAACGGCCGGGTGCTGCCGTAG
- a CDS encoding SCO1860 family LAETG-anchored protein has protein sequence MNSTNFRMPARRLATVAAATALAAGPAALGGASAAHATGAQGRASAVVLRTGLDVSLLDKTVNVPLAVALNEVQAPQSARRTALSATLDGVDGGRPFSVLTAETADAKATVTAGKAEATTELAHAKVHVPGLPLLSLVEIEGITSEATCEAGKTPTASSNLLGAVTVLGKKVTVTAGGPTDVKVPGVGEVRLDLSTSATTSDAAAATALELHVAVDPLKLGVAEVEGTLTLAKATCEAPSAPAPSAAPPDEIKPQGGPAKEAGLAETGGDSLTLYLAGGAVALLVAGGGAVAAARRRG, from the coding sequence TTGAACAGCACCAACTTCCGCATGCCCGCACGCCGTCTCGCCACGGTGGCGGCGGCCACCGCCCTGGCCGCCGGTCCCGCGGCACTGGGGGGCGCGAGCGCCGCGCACGCGACCGGCGCGCAGGGCCGGGCAAGCGCCGTCGTCCTGCGCACCGGGCTGGACGTCTCCCTGCTCGACAAGACCGTGAACGTCCCGCTCGCGGTCGCCCTCAACGAGGTCCAGGCCCCCCAGAGCGCCCGGCGAACCGCCCTCAGCGCCACCTTGGACGGCGTGGACGGCGGCCGGCCGTTCAGCGTGCTCACCGCCGAGACCGCCGACGCGAAGGCCACGGTCACCGCCGGGAAGGCCGAGGCCACCACCGAGCTCGCCCACGCGAAGGTGCACGTCCCCGGCCTCCCGCTGCTGTCCCTCGTCGAGATCGAGGGCATCACCTCCGAGGCGACCTGCGAGGCCGGAAAGACCCCGACCGCCTCCTCGAACCTCCTCGGCGCGGTGACCGTGCTCGGCAAGAAGGTCACGGTGACCGCGGGCGGTCCGACCGACGTCAAGGTCCCGGGCGTCGGCGAGGTCCGTCTCGACCTGTCGACGAGTGCGACCACCTCGGACGCGGCCGCCGCCACGGCACTCGAACTCCACGTCGCGGTCGACCCGTTGAAGCTGGGCGTCGCCGAGGTCGAGGGCACCCTCACCCTCGCGAAGGCCACCTGCGAGGCCCCATCGGCCCCTGCCCCGTCAGCGGCTCCCCCGGACGAGATCAAGCCCCAGGGCGGCCCCGCCAAGGAGGCGGGCCTGGCCGAAACCGGCGGCGACTCCCTGACCCTGTACCTCGCGGGCGGCGCCGTGGCCCTCCTGGTGGCCGGCGGCGGAGCGGTGGCCGCGGCCCGACGCCGGGGCTGA
- a CDS encoding ABC transporter permease, which yields MLPGLAYFLLFHYGALVGNVIAFKEYVPFDGLWGSPWTGLGNFQRMFEDTAFWDSVLNTVWIAVLQLVFYFPVPLGLALLLHSLTWTSVRRFVQSVAYLPHFISWVIVVALFQQLLGDTGLLNSGLGGMGLHTVDIIGNPDAFKPLVVAQVVWKDAGWGTIIFLAALAQVDEQQYEAAAIDGAGPWRRFWHVTLPAIRPVIVLLLIMRLGDILSVGFEQMLLQRDAVGPEASEIIDTFVYYQGIVGGDYGFAAAAGLFKGVVGALLVYAANKVAHRLGEQGVYK from the coding sequence ATGCTGCCCGGCCTCGCCTACTTCCTGCTCTTCCACTACGGCGCCCTGGTCGGCAACGTCATCGCCTTCAAGGAGTACGTCCCCTTCGACGGCCTGTGGGGCAGCCCCTGGACCGGACTCGGCAACTTCCAGCGGATGTTCGAGGACACCGCGTTCTGGGACTCGGTGCTCAACACCGTCTGGATCGCCGTGCTCCAGCTCGTCTTCTACTTCCCGGTCCCGCTCGGCCTCGCCCTGCTGCTGCACAGCCTCACCTGGACCAGCGTCCGCCGCTTCGTGCAGTCGGTGGCCTATCTCCCGCACTTCATCTCGTGGGTGATCGTGGTCGCCCTCTTCCAGCAGCTGCTCGGCGACACCGGACTGCTCAACTCGGGCCTCGGCGGCATGGGGTTGCACACCGTCGACATCATCGGCAACCCCGACGCCTTCAAGCCGCTCGTCGTCGCACAGGTCGTCTGGAAGGACGCCGGCTGGGGCACGATCATCTTCCTCGCCGCGCTCGCCCAGGTCGACGAGCAGCAGTACGAGGCCGCCGCGATCGACGGGGCGGGCCCCTGGCGGCGCTTCTGGCACGTCACCCTGCCCGCCATCCGCCCGGTGATCGTGCTGCTGCTGATCATGCGGCTCGGCGACATCCTCTCCGTCGGCTTCGAGCAGATGCTGCTCCAGCGCGACGCGGTCGGACCCGAGGCCTCCGAGATCATCGACACCTTCGTCTACTACCAGGGCATCGTCGGCGGCGACTACGGATTCGCCGCCGCGGCAGGGCTGTTCAAGGGCGTCGTCGGCGCCCTCCTCGTCTACGCCGCCAACAAGGTCGCCCACCGGCTGGGCGAACAGGGGGTCTACAAGTGA